The sequence below is a genomic window from Salinispira pacifica.
CCGATGTGTCTGTGGCCGCACGGCTGGCCTCACAGGGTATCGGAAGCTGGATCGTGGATAACAGCGTGCGGAATCTCTACATCATCACTGAAGCGTATGAAGCGCCGAAAAAAACCGAGCTGGACTTGCAGCGTCTGGCGGACATGCTGCTGCCCGGCGGCGGTTTATCCAGGCTTCAGCCCGATTTTGAGCCCCGGGACCCTCAGCTTGAAATGCTTGAAGAGGTGGTGAAAGCTTTCAATGAAAATCTGATAGTAGTCAGCGAAGCGGGCACCGGGGTGGGAAAGAGTCTGGCGTATCTCATCCCGGCAGCCGCCTGGGTGCTCCAGAACCGTGAACGGGTGGTTATCTCCACCGCAACCATCAACCTGCAGCAGCAGATTCTCGAGAAGGATATCCCCACGGTTCGCCGGCTCTTCAAGGATTCCGGGGGTGATGAGATCAAGGTGGTGCTGGCCAAGGGGCGCAACCAGTATCTCTGCCAGAGCCGGCTGCAGGAACTTATTGAGGAAGAGGGGCTGTTCGGCGAAGAGCAGCTGGATGAGATCAGGCGATGGGCGGAGGTAACCGAGACAGGGGACCGCAGCGACCTGCCGTTTAACCCCGATCCTTCCCTGTGGGCCCGGGTGAACTCCGACGCCGATGCCTGCAGCGAACTACGCTGTTCCCGCCGGGGAAGCTGTTTTCTCCAGAAGGCCCGGAAGGCTGCCGCCTCCGCTCATATCGTGGTGACCAACCATCACCTGCTGTTCGCCGACCTGGCCATTCGAAAGGAAGGGTTCGGACAGGATGCAACTGTCATTCTGCCGGCTTTTCAACGACTGATTATCGACGAGGCCCACAATGTGGAGGGAGCGGCAACCAGCTATTTCAGCGAGGAATTCAACCGCTTCACCCTGCATAAATACGCCAATATGCTCCTGCGCCAGCGACGCAGCCGGGCTGGGGGAATTATCCCCTCCCTCCGAAAAAGCGCCGGCGTCCGTTTTGAGGGTGCGGAGGCATTGCTCCAGTCCATGCGCAGCAGGGTGCAGGAACTGGACGACGCCCTTCTTCCCTTCCTGGATCAGCAGAACTCCCTGCGCTTGGCGGCGGATCCCAATGAGCTTCCCGGAAATCATGAAAAGAGCGAGCTGGAGACCGTGCTCTTTGAGCAGCTCGGAAGATTTCAGCAGTCTGTTCTGGATACCGTGGAGCTCCTGGCTGACGAGTTCAAAAGTCTTGACGATTCGGACAGCGACGAGCCCAGAATCGCAGAGCTGCGGATCATGATCCGCCGTCTGGAGGGGGTGGCAAAAATCTGCGGGGATTTCCGGGAATATGCCACCCGCCCGGACCTGGTGTACTGGCTGGACCGGCGACGAAGCTCCGCCGGGGATCGCTTTGTTCACTTCACCGCAACCCCCATCGAAGTTGGACCGATTCTTCAGGAAGCCATGTTTGACCAGTACGAAAGCATCGTGCTCACAAGTGCAACCCTTTCGGTGAACAAATCGATCCAGTACTGGCAGCGGAGGGTGGGGCTGTTGAACAACGACAGGCTCGTGTTTAAAAGCATGGAGAGTCCGTTCGATTACAGCCGCCGGGTGCTGCTGGGGGTTCCCAACGATGCCCCCAGCCCGTCGTCGGGGGAACAGTACTCCTCCTGGCTCCAGGGTTTTGTGATGCGGATGCTGGATATCTCCGAGGGCCACGCGTTGATTCTGTTCACCAGCTACTCCATGCTCACCCAGGTGTACGAGTACTGCAAACCCCTGCTAGTTCAACGGGGTATCACCTGCTTCAGGCAGGGGGACGATGACCGCAACCGTCTGATGAGCAGCTTTCAGAAGGAAGTAAGCTCGGTGCTCTTTGCAACCCACAGTTTCTGGGAAGGTATCGACGCCCCCGGCGACGCCCTGAAACTGCTGATCATCAGCAGACTGCCGTTCCGGGTACCCACGGAACCGGTGCTACTGGCCAGAACAGATGCAATTCAGAGCCGGGGGGGGAATCCCTTTTTCGAATTGAGTCTGCCCGAGGCGGTGATGAAGCTGAAGCAGGGATTCGGAAGGCTGATGCGCCGGAAGAGTGACAGGGGCGTGGTGCTGATTACCGATAACCGGGTGATTACCAAACGCTACGGGCGGAACTTCATCGACTCTCTGCCTCCGGCCCGGCTGGTTGTGGAATCTTCAGACCGTCTGGCGGGGGAAGTTGAGCGGGTTCTCTACGAGGATATGGATTCCTGAGCCCCCATTCGAACCGCGTCCGACCGCCGGTCTTAACCACGTCCGGCCGCCGTACTTCACTGTAGTCATAAAGCCCAACCCCCATACCGGAACGAAGTTCCACCCGGGCTCTGAAAGCAGATAAACTGAAAAGCACACAAGCCGGAAAAGCACAAAAAAAGAGCTGCCTGATAATATCAGACAGCTCTGTTCCGCATCACATGGGATGCAGGGACACTTTCAAAAATCATGATTTTTGAAAGATGTGTCCGGGGCTACTTAATGATTGCAATAATGTCGGAGAAGCTCACGATGAGGTGATCATCACCGTCAATTTTTACCTGGGTTCCTGCATATTTGTCATACATTACCCGGTCCCCCACCTTCACAGTGATCACATCGGTGTCATCACCGATTGCAGTTACTACCGCAGTTTGGGTCTTTTCCTGGGCAGTCTGAGGGATAAACAGACCTCCGGAAGTTTTTTCTTCGCCGGCTTCTGTCTTAAGAAGTACCCGGTCGCCTAGGGGCTGTACGTTCATACCCGTCCTCCTGATTGAGTATACATGACGTTGTCTATTTGTATGGTGGAAATATACGCAACATGGCTTTGTTGGTCAAGAAAAAGCGTACCTCAGAGGACTCTTTCAAAACAGCACTCTGAACATCCGTCCGGAGAAGGTGTGCCGGGCCGCTCCCCGCTCTATCTTACATATGAGGCGTAAATATAAGGCATTTTGCCTCCGATGACCCACAATTACCCCGCTCCCCAACCAGATGAGTCATTATGATACAACTCTTTGCAGCTGTGTATGCTCTGTGTCAATATTCCGCATTGTGATATTATCAGTGGATAGCAATCACAAAACGTGATATAGATAAGTTGTTGTATGGTAGGCATATATCAGAAATAAACAAAAAAATCAGACTTGGCACGGCAATTGCATTAAATGTTGATATACAGGAGGACTTCATGAGCCAGGCAACAGAAAAGCGTATTAACGGTAACACCAAAAGTAATGATGAAAATATTCTTACCATGTATCTGAAAGAAATAAATAAAATCCCCCTTCTCTCCCGTGAAGAAGAAGTGGACCTTGCCACCCGTGCCCGGGACGGTGAACAGGCGGCCAAGGACAAACTTGTCCAGGCAAACCTTCGCTTTGTTGTGAATGTTGCGAAAAAGTATCAGAATCAGGGCCTTCCCCTCACTGACCTCATCAGTGAAGGAAATATCGGCCTTCTGAATGCCATTGAGCGTTTCGATGTGGATAAAGGCTTTCATTTTATCTCCTATGCAGTATGGTGGATTCGTCAGGCCATCCTCAAGGCGATCTGCGAAAAGAGCCGGATGATCCGTCTGCCGCTGAACAGAGCCAATGAACTTGTACAAATAGAGAAAGCCCGAAAAGGCATTTCCGGACGGGTGGGTGAAACCGAAGAGATTCGGGAGATCGCCCGGACACTGAACATGGACGAAGAACATGTAACCGACCTGGTGAATATCAGCCGGGAACATGTTTCCCTGGAAACACCGGTATACAAGGAAAAAGACAGCTCCATGCTCAGCGACTTTGTTGAAGACAATGTGAATGCACTGCCTGAGGATCTGGTACTTCATGATTCACTGAAAAATGATATCAACAACATCCTCACCACCCTTACCGAGAAGGAAGCTGAAATTATTCAATTCCGTTTCGGATTGAACGGCTATGCTCCAATGAGTCTCAAGGAGATTGGTGACCGTTACAACCTTACCAAGGAACGGATCAGACAGATTGAGAAAAAGGCCATAAAGCGGCTTCAGCATCCCACCAGAAGCCGATATCTCTCCTCCTATGTTGCCTGATTGCATCTGATTTTCCCCGTTCTTGTATGTACGGCAGCCTCCGGTATCCTTTTCCGGAGGCTGTTTTTTTTACCGGATATTCACTATTCTGATCGATATGAGCGATCCATATTTTCGGGTGCTGATCAATCCCCATCGGTATCCCCGTTACATCAAACGCCTGAAGAAAAAGATCAGGAAGGTACCCGGCGGGCGGATTCAGGAAGCCGGAAGCAAGGAAGATTTTTCCCGGGGCATCCGAGACTTCCTGTACAGTGATGAGAAGTACCTTCTGGTTTGGGGGGGCGACGGTACCGCCCATCTGGCCATCAACAGCTGGATGAAGCATCTTGAGGAAAACGATCTACCCGGTGATTCCGGCGGAGGTAAACCCGGCGGCCCGAACAGCAGCGGTGAGACCGGCAAAGGCGACACCGGCCGAAGTAATTCCGGCGGCGGCGCTGCCCTGCCCATGGATCAGAAAGCCATAGGTTTTCTCCGGGGCGGCAGCGGAAACGGCATACAGGACTCCTATGAAGTTCCCTTCCTTCTCTCCAGTCAGATATCAACCTACCTGCAAAGCATGCAGCAGGGCTACACCCAGCAGGTGGATCTGCTCACAGTAGGCAGCGGCCGGGAGCTGCGGTATGCCCAGTTGGCGGGCACCGGTTTCGATGCGGAACTGCTGAGAAGACGGGAAGCGGCTCTTGCACGGCGGGGCGGAAGGCCCAGCGGTCTCGCCCAGTATCTTAAGGGAGGTCTTTCCCTTTTCCGGGAAGATTTTCTTGCCCGGCGAAACAGCTTCCATCTGATCATGGAAAATGGAAAGTACGCCCTGCGCAGCACCCGGGCCAATGCCGAGCTGGGCTTCACCCGGCTTGAGTACGAACAGACCCCTCTGATGATCGAAGCGGGAACCCGCCCGTTTTACGGCCGGATGTTCAAGGTCTGTCCCGATGTGGTGTGCAATGACGGCAGGATGGACGTGTATCAATTCATGTTTGAAAACAAATGGCAGATCCTCTCCAACCTTCTGCCTCTCTGGAACGGGTGGCATAACCGGATCAACCGGAACCAGGCGGAGAAGGGACGCCCTCTCATCGAACGCTATGAAGTGGAACGGCTGAAAATAATATCTGCTACCCCGTTTTTGTATCATATTGACGGTGAATTGGAAGAATGCAGGGAACAAAACGGAGAATACTCCCTTAGTCTGGGAATTGCTCCCGGTGCAATCCGTTTTCTGGTTCCCGGGAGCTTCCACAGAAAATTTCACCCCGAGAACCTGTATCATCAGGGAAAGGTATGGAAGTGAGCTTGTTCCGCTTCGGAAAAGCCGCCGGAGATCCGGCGGCCCGGTTGTGTCAGACTCAGAGCGGATATTTCAACAATGCGTATCGCAGGGTGACTATTTCAGTTCGATCTGAATCTTTTTGGTTTTCTTGTTTTCCTTCTTGGGAAGGGTGAGGATCAGGCTGCCGTTATCGTATTGGGCGCTGATATTTCCGCTGTCCACCGTTTCTCCCAGTTCAAAACTTCTTTTGTATCCGGAAAACTGCATTTCTTCCCTGAGCATATCATAGCCTTCGCCCGGTGCTTTGCTGCATTCGGCACTCAGATTCAGCACATTCTGTTCCACTGTGATATTCACATCCTTCTTTTCCACACCCGGCAGATCGAAGATCATCAGGTAGCTGTTTTCGTTTTCATGGATATCGCAGGCAGGTGTCCGGAAGCTGTTTCCCCGGGTGCTTTCAACCTGCCGGTCCTTTGATTCTTTTTTTGCAAGATTCATGACGTCCCTCCTTACTGTATTTCGATCTTTTTCGGTTTGGACTCCGGTGATTTCGGCAGACGGATAATGAGCAGTCCGTTCTCTGTTTCCGCCTTGATGTGATCCGTATCGATCCGTTCGTTCAGCAGAAAATTCCGCTGAAAATCTCCCTGAAACCGTTCATTCAGATGTATTTTCATGTTTTCCTGCTGATCCTTCTTCCGTGAGCCGGAGATACTCAGGGTGTTGTCCTGGATGCTCACTTCGATATCATCCCTGGACATGCCGGGAACCTTGGAAACGAGCACATAACTTTCCTTGTTTTCGTACATGTTGGTCTCCGGCCAGGCTCCATAACCCCGGTATCCGGTGCCGTTAAAAATCCGGTTCATTTCCCGGTTCAATTCAAACAGGTCATCCAATACGCTTTGATACATGACTTCCTCCTTGTAATTTCATCATGAAATGCTGATATGATGCGGCCGGGCCTCTTCGGTCTTCGGCACGTTGATATTCAGCACTCCGTCCCGCAGCTCAGCATTGATTTTCGATTCGTCTGCGCCCCGCACGGTGAAACTCCGGGTAAAACTCCCCTGACTCCGTTCAAAGCGGGAGTTCTTGCCCAGACCCTTCTTTTTTTCCTGCTTCCGTTCCCAGGAAACGGTGAGAACATCGTTTCTCAGCTCAATTTCAACCTCTTTTTTCTTTACCCCCGGAAGTTCCAGTTCAATCCGGTAAGAATCCTCCCGGTCCTGGAAGTCGCATTTGGCATTGAGCATCTTTCGCATGTTCCCTGAGATGTCGCTGGAAAGATGTCCCGGAAGATTGTTCCAGTCCGCATCAAGCATGGAAGGAACATCGTTCCAGAAGTCTCTGAACAGGCTCAGTTCACGACTCATAATGTACCTCCTCTCATATGGTTTCCGGTATCAACCGGTTATTAATGATATTGCAAAATATGTGCCAATTTTTATCCTGCATGCACAGGTTTATAAAATACTATATTGTATTAAGATACGTAGATTCATCAGGGCGGTTCGCTCTGACGGAACGGGGTGGAGCGGGGGGTGATCCGGGCAAAAATGCTACATCCTGAAATTTCATCCCGATCCCTTCTGGGTAAAAATGACACAGAAATCCGGTGGCGGATCTGACGAATGGAGCATCTTTTCAGCCTGTCAGCGGCTTCCCTGTGGGGGAGCAGATAGATCGGTGGAAGTTTTCTTTTGACAGCATTCATAAAGGGGGTTAGTCTTTTTATTAGAGCTATGAAAATCTGTGTAGTACATCCAATGCGTCACACATCTCATTCCACTCAAGCAACATCAATGGGGCGCCTCAGGAAACGCCGTTTGGACTTCACCGGTATGTTTCCGCCGCTTCCGAGACATCGAATGACGGGCAGGGTATTACCCGCATCCGGTACCAAAGAATCGACGAAAACACTGCCGGGAGATATGTACAAGCGAAGTTCCTGATGCGTTCTGTAACGACATTTCAGGAGGAATTGTACGATGGCTGAAAAACGAGTGTATTTTTTTGGTGGAGGGCAGGCTGAGGGATCTGCAAAGATGAAAGATCTCCTCGGTGGTAAGGGAGCGAACCTTGCGGAAATGACCAGTCTGGGCATACCGGTGCCTCCGGGGTTCACCATCACGGCAAAGATGTGTGAACAGTACTACAAGAACGGCAGAAAGAATTCCGATGACCTGGTGGAAGAAGTTGAAGAGCATCTTCACCGTCTGGAATCCACTGTGGGCAAGAAGCTCGGGGACAAGGATTCCCCTCTGCTGGTTTCGGTCCGTTCCGGTGCTGCGGTTTCCATGCCGGGCATGATGGACACCATCCTTAATCTCGGATTGAACGACGAAGCGGTTATCGGTCTGCAGAAAAGCACCAATAATGAACGTCTGGCCTGGGACAGCTACCGCCGCTTCATTAATATGTTCGGAAATGTGGTGATGGGCATCCCCCACGAAGAATTCGAAAAGGAAATGGACAAGGTCAAGTACAAGAAGAACGTGGAAGAAGACGTTGATCTTGACGCCAATGACCTGAAAGAGCTTGTGAAGCTCTACAAGGCACTGTATAAAAAACAGACCCATGAAGACTTTCCCCAGGATCCATTGGACCAGCTCTGGAAGGCAATTAATGCCGTTTTCGGCTCCTGGAACAACCCCAAAGCAATAAAATACCGGAAAATCAATGATATTAAGGACCTTCTGGGTACGGCGGTGAGCGTTGTAGCCATGGTTTTCGGAAACTTCGGGGATGACAGCGGAACCGGGGTATGTTTCTCCCGTGATCCTTCAACCGGAGAGAAGATGTTCTATGGTGAATATCTGATGAACGCCCAGGGAGAGGATGTAGTTGCGGGAATCCGTACGCCCAAGCGCATTACCACCCTGCAGGACCAGGATCCCAAGCTGTTTCAGACCCTGGTGGATGTTAAGGATCGGTTGGAAAAGCATTACCGGGATATGCAAGACATGGAGTTTACCATTCAGGAAGGCAAGCTCTATCTTCTCCAGACCCGGAACGCCAAGCGTACCGGCGCAGCGGCCATCAAGGTTGCGGTTGATATGGTGAGCGAAGGTGTGATCAGCAAGGAAGAGGCTCTGACCCGGGTTACCCCCCTCCAGCTTGAGCAGGTATTTCATCCTGCAATTCATCCTGCGACCAAAAAGAAAGTGAAAGCCATTGCCAAGGGTCTGAACGCCAGCCCCGGTGCCGCCACCGGTCAGATCGTGTTCAGTGCCGATGAGGCCGAGGAATGGCATGCCGAAGGCAAAAAGGTTCTTCTGGTACGTCCGGAAACCAGCCCCGAAGATATCGGCGGTATGGACGTTGCAGAAGGGATTCTCACATCAACCGGGGGAATGACCAGCCATGCTGCGGTGGTTGCCCGTGGAATGGGAAAACCCTGTATTGCGGGCTGTAAGGAAGCCCAGATTGTAAACAAGAAAATGGTGATCAAGGGTCAGGAGTTCAAGGAAGGCGACTGGATCACCCTGGACGGCGCCAGCGGCGAAGTGTTCGAAGGCAAGCTTGAGCTGAAGGAACCGGAAATCAAGGGCGAACTGACAACATTTCTCAGCTGGGCCGATGAAGTGCGCATCCACAGCTATCGGGCTTCCAAGGGACTGAAGGGATTCGGCGTTCGCACCAACGCGGATACTTCCACCGACGCCCAGCGGGCCCGGGACTTCGGCGCGGAAGGTATTGGACTGTGCCGAACCGAGCACATGTTCTTTGAAGAGGAAAAGATCAAAATTTTCCGGGAAATGATTGTAGCCGCAGATGATGAAGCCCGGAAGAAAGCGCTGGATAAACTTCTGCCCCTGCAGCAGAAGGATTTTGTGGGTATATTTGAGGTGATGAACGGCTTTCCGGTGACCATCCGGCTGCTGGATCCTCCCCTCCATGAGTTTGTGCCCAAGGATGATGATCAGATCAAGGAGCTTGCAAAAATAGCCGGGATATCGGCCCAGGCGCTGAAAAACAAGATCCGTTCCCTCCACGAAGAAAATCCCATGCTGGGACACCGGGGTGTGCGCCTTGGTATCACTTTTCCGGAAATCTACCGCATGCAGGCGGAAGCAATTATGCGGGCAGCATGTGAAGCTGCTCTGAAAGGCGTACAGGTATATCCCGAGATCATGATCCCCCTGGTGGGACATATCCGCGAACTGGAAATCATGCGGGGCCATGTGGAGGAAGTGGCGAAGAAGGTGCTCCAGGAAACCAAGGCGAAGATCGACTACAAGATCGGCACCATGATCGAGGTGCCCCGTGCAACGCTGGTGGCCGATGAACTTGCCCACCATGCTGACTTCTTCAGCTTCGGTACCAACGACCTGACCCAGATGACCTACGGCTTCAGCCGGGATGACGTGGGCAGCTTTGTGCCCCAGTACATCCAGGAGGGAATTCTCGAGGATGACCCCTTCGCCAAACTGGACCAGGAAGGTATCGGTCAGCTCATCGAACTGGGGATCGGCAAAGGCCGGGATACCAACAAGTATCTGAAGATCGGTATTTGCGGTGAGCACGGCGGAGAACCGAGCTCGGTGGATTTCTGCTATCGGGCGGGAATGAATTACGTGAGCTGTTCTCCCTTCCGGGTTCCGGTTGCACGGCTTTCTGCGGCTCAGTCAGTGCTGAGCAATCAGAAATAGGTCATTGAAACCGGCCACAGAAAAGGCCGCTGAAAAAGACCACTGAATAAAATCATAGAAACACGCTGAAATGATGCTGCTGCTGCCCCGGGGCAGGGCAGCCGCCGCCGGGACTCTGCTCCCGGCGGTTTTTTTTGAGGCTATGATGAAACAGGTTTGTGATGGAATTTTGAATGAGTTTCCGCTAATCTGAAGATATCGAACAACATACCACCCATACCCGGAGTATCACGGAATTCCTGCCAAGGGGGCAGAGTCCCGGTATGAGCAGCCCCAAGTGGGGAACAGGATAACAGTATGCTGAAATCAATATCGCGGTTTTTCGCCGCCATCAACGGCTACCAGCGGCCAGGGGAGCTGGCTGCCGGAGCTGCCTGCGGGGTGATTCTGGGAGTGCTTCCCGGAGGAAACGCCAGCTGGTGGATTCTCTTTATTGTATTTGCATTGGTAAAAATCAATAAGGGTGCAATGATTCTGGTGATGCTACTTTTCATGTGGCTTGCAAGCAGTCTGGATCCCCTGCTTCACAGTCTGGGATATGGAATTCTCACCGCTCCGGCCCTGAATCCTCTTTTCACCCGAATGGCGTCACTTCCTCTGGTTCCATTGACCCGCTTCAATAACACTCTGGTAATGGGAGGTCTGGCCGCTGCCCTGCCTCTGTGGCTGATCAGTTACGCTGTGTTCCGTCTGCTGGTGAAATTCTACCGAAGCTACATCCGGGACACTATTATTCGTCCCCGACTTCTCCCCTGGATTAAACGGGTACCGATTCTCCGGCATATGTACCGGGCATTGGAGATTCTCTTCGGCGCAGGGGAGGGTGTATGGCGGTCATGAAAAAGAAGTACACGCCTCGGAAATTCGAAAAGATGCTCAGGAATCTCCACAGTCCCCGACACGTTGAAGCCGTACGGAAGCTCTACCGTGAGGAGGGCAGGGGGTACGTTCTCAGGCAGGATCTGAATAAAGAAGAAAAGAAGCTTCTCAAAGAGGCCCGGGGTATTCTGAAGAAAAACCGGGGAACCATACGGCTGGCACGTGTGGTGCTACTTGGGATTATTTTGGGAGGCCTGATCGTATTTTTCACCGTCTTCCTCAACCCCCTGGTGACCCGGGGAATTCAGAGTGGAATGCAGGCAGTATTTTCCGCCAGAACCGAGATCTCGGGTCTGAATGTCCGACCGTTCCAGCCCTCCATCAGCATAGACTATCTTGCCCAGGGAGATTCATCCCGGCCCTTCCGGAATCTGTTTGAGGTGAGGGATGTGGAAATAGCCCTGAACGGCAGGGCTCTGCTTTCCCGCTCCCTGGTGATCGAAAACATCCAGTTCAGAGATTTGCGATGGGGTGGAGAGCGCACCCGGTCAGCCGCCCTTGACCCCGCCGGGGATGAGACTTCGGAGAACGGTTCCGCCGGGGAGAATACCCGGGGCGGAGATTCCGGTTCTCCCGAAGAGTCCGCTCCTGCGGGACAGCTCGGCGACGATCTGCTCCAGGCTCTCAGCCTGGATCCCGAGCAAGCCTTTCAGGAGTTTCAGGCCGGATTTGCCGCCCCCCGGGCCATTGAAGAGTTTTCTACGGACATGCAGGATCGGGTTGAAGCATGGGGCGGCCGGGCCAATGATATTGAGACGGAGGTTCGATCGTTTACCGGCCAGTACTCGGATCTTTTAGATACCCGGCCGGAGGATCTCAGGGAGCCGGAAAAGCTTCGCTCCCTGGCCGGCCGTGTGCAGGATGCGGTTCAGGATGCATCGGAGCTGGAGAGCAGTCTTCAATCCAGGGTTACCCAGCTGCAGGAGGAATACGCCGACACCCTGGCCAGGGCGGATGCACTGAGAGAACAGATCAATGCAGACATAGAATCGGTTCGGACAGAAATCGCCGACGTCCGGGATACCGGCGCAGCCGGCCTGGTCCGGGGATTTCTTCAATCCGGACTGGAGGCGCTGTTCGGTGAGAAGAGTGCAATAGTGTACCGGGGCCTGGATATCTACAGGAATTTCAAAGCAAATCAGGATGCTGCAGCGGCTCCGGGCCTGCCGGGCGGGAGGAGACGCCCTCCGTTCAGGGAGGGGGGCGTGGACATTCAGTTCGCCCGGTCAAGCTATCCGGCATTCTGGCTCAAACGGGCGGAAGGAGGGGCATCTCCGGAGAACGGTACACCCCAGCGACTGGAACTGCGGAATCTGAGCAGCCGGCCGGAAATCGGCGGCGGTTCAGAGGATGGCGGATTTCGGCTCACCTATGAGGGTAGTATCGGGGTGCCCATGAACCTTGAGGTGACAAGGGGTGCCAATGAACTGGAAGAGTTCCAGATTCGACTGAATGCCAGTGAACTGAACAGCCGGGTTGAACAGTTGCCGGATTTTTTCCGCATCAGCCATATACGCACCAGTGGAACCTTCCAGGGAAACGTGGTGCTGGCTTCCCAAGGCCGATTGAACCTGGATACCGAGTTCCGCTTTTCCCAGGTTGATGTGACCCCGGCTCAGCAGACGGAGAACGCAAATAATGAGTCACCCGGCTCGGAGCTGCTGAACTCCCTGCCCATACGAATTGCCCAAAGCCTGGAAGCCGCAGATGAGCTGAATATCGCATTCAAGGGAAGAAGGATGGAGGATGCCTGGGAAAGCACCAGTTTGGAGAGCAACATCCCGGGAATTCTCTCGGGGACCGTGGATGAAATTATCAGTCAGCAGCTGGAGCTTTTCAGGGAAGAACTGAACGCACGGATCGAATCATACAGACAGGAATTGGCAACCCGTCTTGAAAATATCTATGCCCCCGCAGGAGATATCATCCGGGAGGCCGAGCTGGATCTGGAAAATCTGGAAGATACCCGTGCAGAACTGCAGGACCTCCGGGAACAGGCTCTCAACAGGGTGGAAAACATAATCGCCGAACAGGCGGCGGCAGTTGAAGAGGCCGCCCGGGAAGCAGCCAGAGAGGCCGAAGAGACCGCCCGTAGACAGGCCGAGGAAGCCGAAGAAGCGGCCAGAGAAGCTGCCAAAGAAGCAGCCAGAGAAGCAGCCAGAGAAGCAGCCAGAGAAGCAGCCAGAGAGGCGGCCGAGCGGGCAGCCGAAGAAGCCGAATCCAGACTGCCCTCCCTGCCGGGGTTTTAATCCGGGACCGGATATATTAATCCGAGCCCGAACGAACGGCTGAGCTGACCGGGGTATCCGGGTGATTCCCCCATTCCAGCCACGACCCTGCATAATTTTTCACCTCAGAATATCCCAGATACCTGAGGGTGAAGTAGCTGTGTGAGGAGCGGGTTCCG
It includes:
- a CDS encoding TIGR03546 family protein; this translates as MLKSISRFFAAINGYQRPGELAAGAACGVILGVLPGGNASWWILFIVFALVKINKGAMILVMLLFMWLASSLDPLLHSLGYGILTAPALNPLFTRMASLPLVPLTRFNNTLVMGGLAAALPLWLISYAVFRLLVKFYRSYIRDTIIRPRLLPWIKRVPILRHMYRALEILFGAGEGVWRS
- the ppdK gene encoding pyruvate, phosphate dikinase, coding for MAEKRVYFFGGGQAEGSAKMKDLLGGKGANLAEMTSLGIPVPPGFTITAKMCEQYYKNGRKNSDDLVEEVEEHLHRLESTVGKKLGDKDSPLLVSVRSGAAVSMPGMMDTILNLGLNDEAVIGLQKSTNNERLAWDSYRRFINMFGNVVMGIPHEEFEKEMDKVKYKKNVEEDVDLDANDLKELVKLYKALYKKQTHEDFPQDPLDQLWKAINAVFGSWNNPKAIKYRKINDIKDLLGTAVSVVAMVFGNFGDDSGTGVCFSRDPSTGEKMFYGEYLMNAQGEDVVAGIRTPKRITTLQDQDPKLFQTLVDVKDRLEKHYRDMQDMEFTIQEGKLYLLQTRNAKRTGAAAIKVAVDMVSEGVISKEEALTRVTPLQLEQVFHPAIHPATKKKVKAIAKGLNASPGAATGQIVFSADEAEEWHAEGKKVLLVRPETSPEDIGGMDVAEGILTSTGGMTSHAAVVARGMGKPCIAGCKEAQIVNKKMVIKGQEFKEGDWITLDGASGEVFEGKLELKEPEIKGELTTFLSWADEVRIHSYRASKGLKGFGVRTNADTSTDAQRARDFGAEGIGLCRTEHMFFEEEKIKIFREMIVAADDEARKKALDKLLPLQQKDFVGIFEVMNGFPVTIRLLDPPLHEFVPKDDDQIKELAKIAGISAQALKNKIRSLHEENPMLGHRGVRLGITFPEIYRMQAEAIMRAACEAALKGVQVYPEIMIPLVGHIRELEIMRGHVEEVAKKVLQETKAKIDYKIGTMIEVPRATLVADELAHHADFFSFGTNDLTQMTYGFSRDDVGSFVPQYIQEGILEDDPFAKLDQEGIGQLIELGIGKGRDTNKYLKIGICGEHGGEPSSVDFCYRAGMNYVSCSPFRVPVARLSAAQSVLSNQK